In Planococcus citri chromosome 4, ihPlaCitr1.1, whole genome shotgun sequence, the genomic window TATGTATTTTTGACGCACCTGTGTATTAAATAACAGttgggaaattcatttttcaaaatcgctttaaaatgaaataattagaGTATTGGTCtcaattcgaataattttttcgtaacTTTCATGCGAGCCCAATataattttgtatattttgcatatttcagaCCAAATTGTATATTTTGGGAAAACCTACGTATTTTTGTATATTTGAGCATTCTATTAGTATTTTTCTTCATAGGaatgaaaattctacaaaaatagtaatttttgagactttttctgttcaaaaaatggcaacactgctaaaatgttatcaagaaaatttttacccggattggaaattttttgaatgaagaaTACAAGAAAAAGCCATgggatgaatgaaaatatttataaaaaatcagtaatagaaatgaaaattttatttggtcACAATAGTACATATATGGGTAAACAATGGTAAACGAATATGAATACTTTGGTAAAACGTAAAACAAAACTTATGCAAAACATAAACAAAATAGTAAAAAACCTCAAACTCGGCAATGCATCTTATTTTACTCATACATTACATTACATGCATCAAAGTGTCTGACTAGTATCCTGTATGGAAAATGgacatgtatattttttttaaaattttggaatgaacaaatttcaggAATCAGTTCGATTAAAGAAACAAataactttctaaaaattcggTGAGTTTTTACCATGAGAACGTTAAGTGTGTAAAATTCGAGAcgatcaattaaaaaataaatgcgatGATTTTTCACCCAGCAGTAAAATTAAAAAGACCATATAAATAACATTAAAAGTAAATTGACTTCTGTgctgaataaaaaatcatcacataGAAATTTATCCGCCTTTAAAGTGTTACCAATTCTCATGattaaaagaataaaacttTTTCTCTCGGTAGTAATTTTGTCTCTTTTTACTTCAacatttactttttcaaatcagtcgatgatgatgaaatacccaaatttcaagttgacTAGAGATAATGGACACATCCGACTTAGAAATTGGTATCCTTGAAATTTGGCAACAATTACTCGTCaatacaaaagaaaataaacCTAGGATTCGAAATTTCAGAAACAAATTTTAGATCCTCGATAAAAAAGTGAATCTGAAATCTGGATATGATTTTCAAAGGGGAGAACTACGTCAGGAATACCTAGGTATGTTCACTTTTGACTGAGAGTGAGTATACAGATCTTTGTACTAGGATACAAAATTCTGGCTAATCACTTCTCGAAGTGTATGCCACGATTTCGATCATCATTGCTGTAAATCTACTACCTACACATATTCGTTTTACTCTGATGTTCGAGTAAAAATTTCCGGGAACAATTCTTCCATCAAGATGTCGAATAGATTGTAATACAGCTGAAAACAATTACACGAATGAGTAATATATTACCTAACTTATAAATAATgcaaatgttcatttttgagaaaagaattATTCAGGGCtatgaatttttaatcgaagaaaaaattcgataaagtACATGTATTTTATTCAACCAACCTGCTTATTTTTCTTAGCATCTTGCAACGTTTGAAATATCAGCTGGTACACCGAGTAAAGCCAATGATCATTTAAACCGACTAGTAACTTCATCACTCGATCTCTGATTTGTTGCTCGTCGCACTTTATTTTATTGTCGAAGACAGCCCCTGAGCATATGAATTAAACgatgataaaattatgaaattggaGTGATCGTTTGCAATACAAGTAGACGTTGGGCAGAGGATGTAATTTTTACATCGACATTTTCCTATACTTACATTCGATGGTATTAATAAAATAAGCGATGTTTCGTTctttggtaatatttttcaaatgccaGTTGGTAATTTTGAATATAAATCGATCGACCAAGTTTCCAAACGCTGACTTCAAACATATGAGTATTCGTACGAATTCCATTCTCAGATTATAAATTTTGTACGCtgtaataagaaaaaattacatttagaGTGATCATTTCTAGGCCTTTATAGGCTCTCAAGATGACCTATAGAAGTTAtaaaacttaccaaaatgaatcaCCAAAGAGAACGGAGTTAGACACGGTTGATTAGTAAAATTCGCGGTTTTATTCGCAAGAACGGTTTCTCTTGTTCTGTTCGCATCCACATCGAAATTATTCCCGTACAAATGACtcgatttcaaatcaaaatacacCTTCTTATTCGAAGATTTTATTTCACCTACGACGCCGTTATCTTTCCATTCGTTTTTCGATCTACTGCAATGAACATTTATAAATGCAGATAATTGAGTATATATGCATTCCTGTAGTAGGTATATTTCCGTCCacgatttgttttttcatttatgcTTACTTCGTTACACATGAACCAATTAACGAATTGACAAAAGTTTCTAAATTCTGACCACGTTCTCTTCTCAACGTAGGTACGACTGATTTACGAAACATTTTACCAAAGCTGCTCTCTTCACTTTCGTAATCATAATCGTAGCCATCTTCTACGTCAACGACTCCATCGTCGTCgacatcatcatcgtcatcgttgACTGGATCAACAGATGTTAGAAAATCGTACAATAAATCCGAATCGTTTAATTTGACACAAGCggttagttttttcaaatattcttcGTACGCCTGCAAAAATATAAACAAGAAATGTAAATTAAACTTGTACGTAATTAAATTCACATCGTGATTTTCATCGAACTGACTTGTACGTTTTCCATGGTCGTCGTCGTTTGCGAAGATGATACCTTTAAGGTAGGCAATTGGAAATCTGCGGTCGGTTCGCCATGGAATGAAATAAGTTTGGAATTCAGAGAATGTATATCAACAGGTCGACGTTCCACGAACCACTCAACATCGTCTGTAATCAAATTCAATACAATTCTAAATGCTTTCGTTTGAGGAATTTTAagcttaaaaaattaatctaattCAAATTCTACGATACTGCTGTATCAtcagttggaaaaaatacttactttcaTTGGTAATTCGTACGACTAAGATCGTGTGCATTGTGTTGGTGACCGGATCCGTTCTCGATGTGAGAGTAGGaatggaaattttccatttattgatatttttactTTCGGTAACCGCAGAGAGCTGAACATCTACACCCTAGAAACAAGAATATTGaaacatcattaaaaatttacaagagATAAAAGCAATCTATTGAAGTTGGAATGATTTCATTTATcacaagaattaattttttcgcttcTCTATCCAGTTATCAAAATACATTAAGCAggtatcattattattttttacttaccACTTCAGTGCAACGATATTCTTGAGGATCACTCGTCCCACTACCGAATTCCCCATTGTTGCCACCGTAAATACGTCCTTCGAGTACTGATTCAGATTTCAACACTTCTTtaaatttgctaaatttttggCCTATTTCAGCCATCGTTTTACGACCGAAGCTGTAACGTTGAAATGAGAATTGTTATCTCAGTTACTGCGTATAATTGCATAGAACAAATTAATCAAAGGGTAAATACCAACCTTTCTTTCGGAATTCCGGAGCGCAATCCTGAGGATGATTGAGTGGAAGATACACTGTTCAAAATGGtagaaaaacaaataaaaatgatcaCCAAGATGttagaaacaaaatttaaaaattctacagTGGTCCAGCCCAagattaaatcatttttgagatttttgaaaaagtgtcatgcgaacAACAAAAATGGATTCAAATTTCGCTAGAAAATCGTaagttttaatgatttttttaatcacttttggtgaattttgaactcaaaattgagaGAAGCTAACCCCTCACATGGattaaaatatttatgaaaaagtgtcatgcgacacatcaaagtagataaaaattttgcTAGAGATTCAAATATTTGGTCGAAAATgtatttcgagcatttttgaaaaattctgagcccaaaattgcgttataattttttagatgcttgaaaaagtgtcaaacGAGCTATTGcaaagggttaaaattttgcgatagattcaaatatttcgacgaaaatgtcaTTTGAATacttttgaaggattttgagcTCAAGAGTCAAGACTGtcacgatttttgggatttttgtaaaagtgtcgtgcgacatatcaaaatgggttaaaatttaggtagaatatcaaaaatttacatgaaaagtttttttgagcacttttgatgAATGTTGAGgtcaaaatcaaatatttcgacgaaaatgtttttgaccatttttgaagaattttgggctTAAGATTAGGTCACAATTtaaaggatttttgaaaatgtttgtggTTCACCAAAATGGATTAAcattttgcaagaaaatcaagtaggtatacctaccaacgaaatttttttcgaacatttttaaagaatttaaaatttggaattgagtcatgattttcgaaaaataagtCATAATCTCGACTGTAGATCAAAAATCTATAACCTTTTTAtgggctttttgaaaaaaattttcgcccaaaattgagtcaatttttcgagtagtcatggaaaaatttcatgccaTCCATCAAAATGCGTCACATGAAGAGAAAGTCTACTGTTGTAATATAAATAATctcatttgaatattttcaaccgtcttttaaaaataagtaatacTTATGAACGAAAGTATTAAACTCACTTTTCTAAGCAAGTTAAATCGGGAGAATCACATCGTCCGTAGAGCCAACGgtaaaactacaaaaaaaccCTATGATTAGTAAACAGGAGAcacgaataataaaaatttaaaaatgagtaaaactaTGAATGAGAAGTACCTCAGCGCTATTATGAAAATCTTGAcaatgattttccaaaactgaaaatgcATATTCGTAAGCTTCAAACAACGTAGCTGTTGTACGTAACTTTAAAATATCTTTAGACAGAGCTGAAACATACAGCAACAATACGATATTAatatgaaaaacaatcaaaaaagaAACATGCCTAATTCTAATCACAAGGCACTTCCAcgaactaaaaaattaaaactctaATAATGGGTTACCTTTTCTCAACGGCGATGCTAaatctttatcaaaattgatacaatttGGCGAATCTGTCTTAAAATAAACTGAGAACAGATCCCACGCATCTCGATATAAATTATCTAATTCTTCGCCTTCTAAATCCggtttcaatattttctcattaaaGTTCgctgtaaaaatcaaatttgtcgATTACAATTTTCAACGTTATTTACACATCATTGTGCTTGAGTTACGTACCTATATCCaagcaaaattgcaaaacatgTTCCGCATTCTGGCTTCTCAAATAACGCATGAAAGTGCTTTGTAATTCTTTGTCTTTCAAAATACTATTCACGTCTGGACGcagaaactgaaacaaaaatcaaaataagtcACGTTactcgagttgaaatttgaaactcacAGAGAAGCCATTGGTTGAAAAGGGCTTGATATTCGAGTAGGATTAAAGCTTAACTTTATCCATAAATTTTACTAACTCCATTATTCGGTAACGTATTATAGAAGCTCGTAAAATTATTCAGTAACTGGATCGGTTCATCATTGCAGTTGTCGTCAAAGCTACTATTATCAACATCTGTTTCGCTATCGATATCGCCAGTATCACTATCTTCATCACTGCTGGGTAAACTTTTCCCATGAAACTCCAAATGACGTAAAATTAACTGATTCAGAATGCACGGGTTACATATAGCGTCTGATAAAGACAGAATTATGCTTTTCGATACTATTTCACGCAGTAATATGCCATACGatctgaaaaaagtaaccaagaaCGTTCAAACACTAACATAAGAGCTGAGCTCAGAATGGATTAAAATACCAAACCCAGAGTTTTTCGTTCCTCGGATTAGCTGAAGATTCTTACTTGCAATTAAAGTCGCTCGCGggaagtaaaaatttcagcatagATTTGGATATATTTTGAGCATAAAGAACCTCCGATTTGCGACTGTGCACGGCTACGTGTAGAcgtgaaatttcaacgttttgttgggTAGTAACTGCGTGTGCATGTGCCAGACACACTGGAACTACTTTATCCAGGACAAAATGTTCCAAGTTGATCTGCGTAATCGTAATAAAAGAATAAATTCTGATGCGAGAGCCCTTCTTCAAGTCGTAATTTAGCACTTACTCGAGCTATTCGATGGTAAAGGACTCCGACAATACGACGGATGGCCGATCGTATTTCGTACTGAAACCAGTTATCGTTGGAAATGTTCGTATACCAGGTTGAAATATACTGATCGGCGATGCGGCAAAATATCTGAAATTATCGAAAGCGAtacattttaattattaaaacttGGGATACGCTGAAAATTCGATGATTGTAAAGTTTTGATTTAGGGTTTCAAAACTAACCTGATCTAAAGCACGATCAATCGAACTAGAAGCATAAACCTGACCGggtacttttt contains:
- the LOC135845382 gene encoding sorting nexin-14-like, giving the protein MELPVLKQWYEMLGDRNILLLIGIPVTLFLHNAACFGFWCGVIILSCYFMGIYCCSLITKKWLTSIAKRFHTAIDTETEYDLPTDYKKEKVPGQVYASSSIDRALDQIFCRIADQYISTWYTNISNDNWFQYEIRSAIRRIVGVLYHRIARINLEHFVLDKVVPVCLAHAHAVTTQQNVEISRLHVAVHSRKSEVLYAQNISKSMLKFLLPASDFNCKSYGILLREIVSKSIILSLSDAICNPCILNQLILRHLEFHGKSLPSSDEDSDTGDIDSETDVDNSSFDDNCNDEPIQLLNNFTSFYNTLPNNGFLRPDVNSILKDKELQSTFMRYLRSQNAEHVLQFCLDIANFNEKILKPDLEGEELDNLYRDAWDLFSVYFKTDSPNCINFDKDLASPLRKALSKDILKLRTTATLFEAYEYAFSVLENHCQDFHNSAEFYRWLYGRCDSPDLTCLENVSSTQSSSGLRSGIPKESFGRKTMAEIGQKFSKFKEVLKSESVLEGRIYGGNNGEFGSGTSDPQEYRCTEVGVDVQLSAVTESKNINKWKISIPTLTSRTDPVTNTMHTILVVRITNENDVEWFVERRPVDIHSLNSKLISFHGEPTADFQLPTLKVSSSQTTTTMENVQAYEEYLKKLTACVKLNDSDLLYDFLTSVDPVNDDDDDVDDDGVVDVEDGYDYDYESEESSFGKMFRKSVVPTLRRERGQNLETFVNSLIGSCVTNRSKNEWKDNGVVGEIKSSNKKVYFDLKSSHLYGNNFDVDANRTRETVLANKTANFTNQPCLTPFSLVIHFAYKIYNLRMEFVRILICLKSAFGNLVDRFIFKITNWHLKNITKERNIAYFINTIEWAVFDNKIKCDEQQIRDRVMKLLVGLNDHWLYSVYQLIFQTLQDAKKNKQLYYNLFDILMEELFPEIFTRTSE